The Candidatus Tanganyikabacteria bacterium genome window below encodes:
- a CDS encoding ATP synthase F0 subunit B, whose amino-acid sequence MNWLTDPGLWAGINFAILVFLIVKFGGKPIAAMFKAREEEIARTVAAAEKALSEAQKTLDEAKHIEGQEQSILDNVAAGARTLAASLAEDIDKESKAEADHLKAAARAEIDRDKHALLSELRAALLKEAFAEAERRIAAALTPDRHRELFDAFARKAGEVRP is encoded by the coding sequence ATGAACTGGCTGACGGATCCCGGCCTCTGGGCGGGCATCAACTTCGCGATCCTGGTCTTCCTGATCGTGAAGTTCGGCGGCAAGCCGATCGCCGCCATGTTCAAGGCGCGGGAAGAGGAGATCGCCCGCACGGTCGCGGCGGCCGAGAAGGCGCTCTCCGAGGCGCAGAAGACGCTCGACGAGGCCAAGCACATCGAAGGCCAGGAGCAGTCCATCCTCGACAACGTGGCCGCCGGCGCCCGGACGCTCGCGGCCAGCCTGGCCGAGGACATCGACAAGGAGTCCAAGGCCGAGGCGGATCACCTCAAGGCGGCCGCCCGGGCCGAAATCGACCGCGACAAGCACGCGCTCCTGTCCGAGTTGCGTGCGGCCTTGCTCAAGGAAGCGTTCGCCGAGGCCGAGCGCCGCATCGCGGCGGCGCTCACGCCCGATCGCCACCGCGAGCTGTTCGACGCCTTCGCACGGAAGGCCGGGGAGGTCAGGCCATGA
- the atpH gene encoding ATP synthase F1 subunit delta: MSQIVADRYAEALFQLATELDLVDRLDQELTVIAQTLAENAELRLLVEHPLVARADKKSVAVKLFERHVHELTLNFLQLLFDKGRGGALELIQSRYHHLASRLQKRLVVQVTTAVPIPNEDVEKFRERLEKAWDRLVEIEPHIDPAVLGGARMKVEDQVVDGSLKGALDKLRQDMMRSA; the protein is encoded by the coding sequence GTGAGCCAGATCGTCGCGGATCGTTACGCCGAGGCGCTGTTCCAGCTCGCCACCGAGCTGGACCTGGTCGACAGGCTCGACCAGGAGCTCACGGTCATCGCGCAGACCCTGGCGGAAAACGCCGAGCTGCGCCTGCTCGTCGAGCACCCGCTGGTGGCCCGGGCTGACAAGAAGAGCGTGGCGGTGAAGCTGTTCGAGCGGCACGTCCACGAGCTGACCCTCAACTTCCTGCAGTTGCTGTTCGACAAGGGCCGCGGCGGCGCCCTCGAACTCATCCAGAGCCGCTACCACCACCTGGCGAGCAGGCTGCAGAAGCGGCTGGTCGTGCAGGTGACGACCGCCGTTCCGATTCCCAACGAGGACGTCGAGAAGTTCCGCGAGCGCCTCGAGAAGGCGTGGGATCGGCTCGTCGAAATCGAGCCCCACATCGATCCGGCCGTGCTGGGCGGCGCCCGCATGAAGGTCGAGGATCAGGTCGTGGACGGCAGCTTGAAGGGGGCGCTCGACAAGCTTCGCCAGGACATGATGCGTTCCGCGTAA
- a CDS encoding F0F1 ATP synthase subunit alpha: MISIRPDEISAVIKEQIQKYQAELSVTNTGTVLEVGDGIARVYGLQKAMAGELVDFGNDVFGMVLDLLEDHVGVVIMGDFRRIKEGDTVKTTGRIASVPVGEGMLGRVVNALGMPIDGRGPIAGEDFSRIDRKAPGIVARKPVHQPVQTGLMGIDSMIPIGRGQRELIIGDRQTGKTAIAIDTIINQKGKDMICVYVAVGQKASTVARVIKALEDHGAMDYTIVVNADADEVAPMQYIAPMSGCAIGEYFMERGKHVLCVYDDLTKQAWAYREMSLLLRRPPGREAYPGDVFYLHSRLLERAAKFNDEKGGGSLTALPIIETQAGDVSAYIPTNVISITDGQIFLETDLFNAGIRPALNVGISVSRVGGNAQTKAMKKVAGKLRLELAQYRELAAFAQFASELDKATQAQLARGQRLTELLKQPQYSPLSVGQQVTLIWAATNGLMDDVPVNQITRFKTELLAYLKANKSDLVEGITAKGTFEEGDAKGIEEAVKAFKSTMFSGVGH; encoded by the coding sequence ATGATCAGCATCCGCCCCGACGAGATTTCGGCGGTCATCAAGGAGCAGATCCAGAAGTACCAGGCCGAGCTGTCCGTCACGAACACGGGGACGGTGCTCGAGGTGGGCGACGGCATCGCCCGCGTCTACGGCTTGCAGAAGGCCATGGCCGGCGAGCTGGTCGATTTCGGCAACGACGTTTTCGGCATGGTGCTCGACCTGCTCGAGGATCACGTGGGCGTGGTCATCATGGGCGACTTCCGCAGGATCAAGGAGGGCGACACGGTCAAGACGACCGGCCGCATCGCGTCGGTGCCCGTGGGCGAAGGCATGCTGGGCCGCGTGGTCAACGCCCTGGGCATGCCGATCGACGGCCGTGGCCCCATCGCCGGCGAGGACTTCTCGCGCATCGATCGCAAGGCGCCCGGCATCGTGGCCCGCAAGCCCGTGCACCAGCCGGTGCAGACGGGCCTGATGGGCATCGACTCGATGATCCCCATCGGCCGCGGGCAGCGCGAGTTGATCATCGGCGATCGCCAGACGGGCAAGACGGCCATCGCCATCGACACGATCATCAACCAGAAGGGCAAGGACATGATCTGCGTCTACGTCGCGGTGGGCCAGAAGGCCTCCACCGTGGCGCGGGTCATCAAGGCCCTCGAGGATCACGGCGCGATGGACTACACGATCGTCGTCAACGCGGACGCCGACGAGGTCGCGCCGATGCAGTACATCGCGCCGATGTCCGGGTGCGCCATCGGCGAGTACTTCATGGAGCGCGGCAAGCACGTCCTGTGCGTGTACGACGACCTCACCAAGCAGGCCTGGGCGTACCGCGAGATGTCGCTGCTGCTGCGCCGCCCGCCGGGCCGCGAAGCTTACCCCGGCGACGTGTTCTACCTCCACAGCCGCCTGCTGGAGCGGGCCGCCAAGTTCAACGACGAGAAGGGCGGCGGCTCCCTGACGGCGCTGCCCATCATCGAGACGCAGGCCGGCGACGTGTCGGCCTACATTCCGACCAACGTCATCTCCATCACCGACGGCCAGATCTTCCTCGAGACCGATCTGTTCAACGCCGGCATCCGCCCGGCGCTCAACGTCGGCATCTCGGTCTCCCGGGTCGGCGGCAACGCCCAGACCAAGGCGATGAAGAAGGTCGCCGGCAAGCTCCGGCTCGAGCTCGCGCAGTACCGCGAGCTGGCCGCCTTCGCGCAGTTCGCCTCGGAGCTCGACAAGGCCACCCAGGCGCAGCTGGCACGCGGCCAGCGCCTCACCGAACTGCTCAAGCAGCCGCAGTACTCGCCGCTCAGCGTCGGCCAGCAGGTCACGCTCATCTGGGCGGCGACCAACGGCCTGATGGACGATGTCCCCGTCAACCAGATCACCCGCTTCAAGACGGAGCTCCTGGCCTACCTCAAGGCCAACAAGAGCGACCTGGTCGAGGGCATCACGGCCAAGGGGACCTTCGAGGAAGGCGACGCCAAGGGCATCGAGGAAGCGGTCAAGGCCTTCAAGAGCACGATGTTCTCTGGCGTGGGCCACTAG
- the atpG gene encoding ATP synthase F1 subunit gamma, with product MNTRDIRRRIRSVENTKKITKAMEMVAAAKVRRAQSRVLSNRPYAEKLGEMFAHVTAHLPPGEVHHPLLAKREVRNVLLIVVTSDKGLCGGYNSNILRFAIERMRELKGEGLNVSFVIVGTKGVNFFRHSSFAVVGRMQGLSAVPTHLEAETLVHEALAHFESGEVDRVELLYTKFGGMTRFIPTRVDVLPASLEQLAGEGIVVTDHEVHGHAGPSASPQKVTRAESPYIFEPDAEAMIGRLIPAYLSNEVYQALLESAASFLASQMMAMGSATKSAGEMISHLTIVYNKARQAGITQEILEVVGGAEALKG from the coding sequence TTGAATACGAGAGACATCCGGCGCCGCATCCGCAGCGTCGAGAACACCAAGAAGATCACCAAGGCCATGGAGATGGTCGCGGCGGCCAAGGTGCGCCGCGCCCAGTCCCGCGTGCTGTCCAACCGGCCCTACGCCGAGAAGCTGGGCGAGATGTTCGCCCACGTGACCGCACACCTGCCGCCGGGCGAGGTGCACCACCCGCTCCTTGCCAAGCGCGAGGTCCGCAACGTCCTGCTGATCGTCGTCACCTCCGACAAGGGCCTGTGCGGCGGCTACAACTCGAACATCCTGCGCTTCGCGATCGAGCGCATGCGGGAACTCAAGGGTGAGGGCCTGAACGTCAGTTTCGTGATCGTCGGGACCAAGGGCGTCAATTTCTTCCGCCACTCCAGCTTCGCGGTGGTCGGGCGCATGCAAGGCCTGTCGGCCGTGCCGACTCACCTGGAGGCCGAGACGCTCGTCCACGAGGCGCTCGCCCACTTCGAGAGCGGCGAGGTGGATCGAGTTGAGCTGCTCTACACGAAGTTCGGCGGCATGACCCGCTTCATCCCGACGCGGGTGGACGTGCTGCCGGCCTCCCTCGAGCAACTCGCGGGCGAGGGCATCGTCGTCACCGACCACGAGGTCCACGGCCACGCCGGTCCGAGCGCCTCGCCCCAGAAGGTGACCCGCGCCGAGAGCCCCTACATCTTCGAACCCGACGCCGAGGCCATGATCGGCCGGTTGATACCGGCTTACCTGTCCAACGAGGTCTACCAGGCCCTGCTGGAGTCGGCCGCCTCGTTCCTCGCCAGTCAGATGATGGCGATGGGCTCGGCCACCAAGAGCGCCGGCGAAATGATTTCCCACCTCACCATCGTGTACAACAAGGCCCGCCAGGCCGGCATCACCCAGGAGATCCTGGAAGTCGTCGGCGGCGCCGAGGCTTTGAAAGGATAA
- the atpD gene encoding F0F1 ATP synthase subunit beta, translated as MSSAVATKTSAGEITQIRGPVVDVFFPNGDLPPLYGALEVLFEREGKPVRLICEVQQHLGDKRVRSVAMDSTEGLTRGMKVSDLGSPITVPVGDAVKGRIFNVIGEPVDEKPAPEGIERWPIHRPAPELIDMEVTPQVFETGMKVVDLLAPYLKGGKVGLFGGAGVGKTVIIQELIHNIASHHGGVSVFAGVGERTREGNDLFLEMTESGVINSTCLVFGQMNEPPGARQRVGLSALTMAEYFRDAQGQDVLLFIDNIFRFTQAGSEVSALLGRMPSAVGYQPNLATEMGLLQERITSTKKGSITSVQAIYVPADDLTDPAPATAFGHLDATTVLSRQIAELGIYPAVDPLASTSRALDPQVVGQEHYEVAREVQRVLQRYKELQDIIAILGMEELSHEDKLTVGRARRLQKFLSQPFFVAEVFTGTAGKYVELTDTIRGFKEIVEGRHDDLPEQAFYMVGGIEEAVEKAKQIAAQG; from the coding sequence ATGAGCAGCGCTGTCGCCACCAAAACTTCCGCCGGCGAGATCACCCAGATCCGCGGCCCCGTCGTCGACGTGTTCTTCCCCAACGGGGATCTGCCGCCGCTGTACGGCGCGCTCGAGGTCCTCTTCGAGCGCGAAGGCAAGCCGGTTCGCCTGATCTGCGAGGTGCAGCAGCACCTGGGCGACAAGCGCGTCCGGTCGGTCGCGATGGACTCCACCGAGGGCCTGACCCGCGGCATGAAGGTCTCGGATCTGGGCTCGCCCATCACCGTGCCGGTCGGCGACGCCGTCAAGGGCCGCATCTTCAACGTCATCGGCGAACCTGTCGACGAGAAGCCCGCTCCCGAGGGCATCGAGCGGTGGCCCATCCACCGGCCGGCCCCCGAACTCATCGACATGGAGGTGACGCCCCAGGTCTTCGAGACCGGCATGAAGGTCGTCGACCTCCTCGCGCCCTACCTCAAGGGCGGCAAGGTCGGCCTGTTCGGCGGCGCCGGCGTCGGCAAGACCGTCATCATCCAGGAACTCATCCACAACATCGCCAGCCACCACGGCGGCGTGTCGGTCTTCGCCGGCGTGGGCGAGCGCACCCGCGAGGGCAACGACCTCTTCCTCGAGATGACCGAGTCGGGCGTCATCAATTCCACCTGCCTGGTGTTCGGCCAGATGAACGAGCCGCCGGGCGCACGCCAGCGCGTCGGCCTCTCGGCCCTCACCATGGCCGAGTACTTCCGCGACGCGCAGGGGCAGGACGTGCTGCTCTTCATCGACAACATCTTCCGGTTCACGCAGGCCGGGTCGGAAGTGTCGGCGCTGCTGGGCCGCATGCCCAGCGCCGTCGGCTACCAGCCCAACCTCGCGACCGAGATGGGCCTCCTGCAGGAGCGCATCACCTCGACGAAGAAGGGCTCGATCACCTCGGTGCAAGCCATCTACGTGCCGGCCGACGACCTGACCGACCCCGCGCCGGCGACCGCCTTCGGGCACCTGGACGCCACCACCGTGCTCTCGCGGCAGATCGCCGAGCTGGGCATCTACCCGGCCGTCGATCCGCTCGCCTCCACCTCCCGGGCGCTCGACCCGCAGGTCGTGGGCCAGGAGCACTACGAGGTCGCCCGCGAAGTGCAGCGGGTCCTGCAGCGCTACAAGGAGTTGCAGGACATCATCGCCATCCTGGGCATGGAAGAGCTCTCGCACGAGGACAAGCTGACCGTAGGCCGCGCCCGCCGGTTGCAGAAGTTCCTCTCGCAGCCGTTCTTCGTGGCCGAGGTCTTCACCGGCACGGCCGGCAAGTACGTCGAGCTCACCGACACCATCCGCGGCTTCAAGGAAATCGTGGAAGGGCGCCACGACGACCTGCCCGAGCAGGCGTTCTACATGGTCGGCGGCATCGAGGAAGCCGTGGAAAAGGCCAAGCAAATAGCGGCGCAGGGCTAG
- the atpC gene encoding ATP synthase F1 subunit epsilon yields the protein MPITLEIITPDRVVMREPVDFVQARGEEGELGILPGHTPFFTSLATDLLLVRRGQDEEIVAVMGGFMEVRPDHVTVLSPAAERAAEIDELRAKEAEGRAKVVVDRERTAEAEAALSRALVRLRAIELVGLSRKLRKQG from the coding sequence ATGCCAATCACGCTCGAAATCATCACCCCGGATCGCGTGGTCATGCGCGAGCCCGTGGACTTCGTACAGGCGCGGGGCGAAGAAGGGGAGCTGGGCATCCTGCCCGGCCACACCCCCTTCTTCACCTCGCTCGCGACCGATCTGCTGCTGGTCCGCAGGGGCCAGGACGAGGAGATCGTGGCCGTGATGGGCGGCTTCATGGAAGTCCGCCCCGATCACGTCACGGTGCTGTCCCCCGCCGCCGAGCGCGCCGCGGAGATCGACGAGTTGCGGGCGAAGGAAGCCGAGGGGCGCGCCAAGGTCGTGGTCGACCGCGAGCGCACGGCCGAGGCGGAGGCCGCCCTGTCCCGCGCCCTGGTCCGTCTACGGGCCATCGAGCTGGTCGGGCTCTCCAGGAAGCTCAGGAAGCAGGGCTAG
- a CDS encoding response regulator transcription factor, protein MQNRVLIITSPDAWTSYSADVLAAAGVPYVAARLGGETETALADPRLYALAIVEIAGPDGRGAVARLRADRRYRHLGALVAACGATPVDVYEAFEAGASDVLPLPMDEREYLLRVRAHLRRATRQAGVRRLELGDRVLDFDAHHVLLEDMRRDPLTPRETAILEYLVRRPGRPSTTEELLVEALGYPPRRGNPEVVRTHVRHLRQKVEPDPTRPRFLVNVPRVGYRLELGEAAPAAKLG, encoded by the coding sequence ATGCAAAACCGTGTCCTGATCATCACGTCTCCGGACGCCTGGACATCCTATTCGGCCGATGTCCTCGCGGCGGCGGGAGTCCCGTACGTGGCGGCTCGCCTGGGAGGGGAAACCGAGACGGCCCTCGCGGATCCGCGGCTGTACGCGCTGGCGATAGTCGAGATCGCGGGTCCCGACGGCCGCGGTGCCGTGGCCCGCCTCCGCGCCGACCGGCGCTACCGCCATCTCGGCGCCCTCGTGGCGGCGTGCGGCGCGACGCCCGTGGACGTCTACGAAGCCTTCGAGGCCGGCGCCAGCGACGTACTGCCCCTGCCGATGGACGAGCGCGAGTACCTGCTCCGCGTTCGCGCCCACCTCCGCCGCGCGACGCGGCAGGCGGGCGTCCGCCGCCTCGAACTGGGGGACAGGGTCCTGGATTTCGACGCCCACCATGTCTTGCTGGAAGACATGCGACGCGATCCGCTCACCCCGCGCGAGACGGCGATCCTGGAGTACCTCGTGCGCCGGCCTGGACGGCCGTCCACGACGGAAGAGCTGCTCGTGGAGGCCCTGGGCTACCCGCCGCGCCGCGGCAACCCCGAGGTCGTGCGCACCCACGTGCGCCACCTGCGCCAGAAGGTCGAGCCGGATCCGACCCGGCCCCGCTTCCTGGTCAACGTGCCGCGCGTGGGCTACCGGCTGGAACTCGGGGAGGCCGCGCCGGCCGCCAAGCTGGGCTAG